A portion of the Pithys albifrons albifrons isolate INPA30051 chromosome 1, PitAlb_v1, whole genome shotgun sequence genome contains these proteins:
- the OXGR1 gene encoding 2-oxoglutarate receptor 1, producing MASEHTSNFTAQPGHTLTNCKDEEFLQVKSYLSALYSLIFLVCFPGNIVTIFVYFVKMRPWKSSTIIMLNLAITDLLYVVTLPFFIHYYANGNNWIFGNFMCKLIHFCFYFNMYSGIIFLSCFSIFRFLVVVHPIKCLFLQKRRWAVVTCAVVWMISLVILSPLNILVVPRHKQNRTICPDLAAAEDLDTSRWYNWILTVFAFFLPLLTVTLSYVLIIYTLATGPHTQACYKQKARRLAVVLLVVFYACFLPFHVFRGICLELRVRPVDCHLEKTILLMFIITKPLAALNTFGNLLLYVVSGDNFRQAICSLLKFRTNKNLKQKLRNKGSNLPSISQAQPPCH from the coding sequence ATGGCATCTGAACACACCAGCAATTTTACTGCTCAGCCAGGCCACACATTGACAAACTGCAAGGATGAAGAATTTTTACAGGTGAAATCTTATCTCTCCGCCCTTTACAGCCTTATCTTCCTGGTGTGCTTCCCAGGAAACATTGTGacaatttttgtttattttgtaaagatgaggccctggaaaagcagcaccaTCATTATGTTAAACCTGGCTATCACTGACCTATTGTATGTAGTCACACTTCCTTTCTTTATACACTACTATGCTAATGGCAATAACTGGATTTTTGGAAACTTCATGTGCAAGTTGATTCACTTTTGTTTCTACTTCAACATGTACAGTGGTATTATCTTCCTCAGCTGCTTCAGCATCTTCCGCTTTTTGGTAGTTGTCCACCCaattaaatgcctttttcttcaAAAACGGAGATGGGCAGTGGTGACTTGTGCAGTGGTTTGGATGATTTCCCTGGTGATCCTCAGCCCCTTGAACATCTTGGTTGTCCCACGTCATAAGCAGAACAGGACAATCTGCCCAgacctggctgctgctgaggacCTGGACACCAGTCGGTGGTATAACTGGATACTGACTGTGTTTGCCTTCTTCTTGCCTTTGCTAACGGTGACTCTGTCCTATGTGCTCATTATTTACACCTTGGCTACTGGGCCCCACACACAGGCTTGCTACAAACAAAAGGCTCGCAGACTTGCTGTTGTCCTCTTGGTGGTCTTTTACGCGTGCTTCCTTCCATTCCATGTCTTTCGAGGGATTTGTCTGGAGCTCCGAGTACGACCAGTTGACTGCCACCTGGAGAAAACAATCCTTTTAATGTTTATTATAACTAAACCTTTAGCAGCATTAAATACTTTTGGAAATTTACTGCTCTATGTAGTGTCAGGAGATAACTTCCGGCAGGCAATCTGCTCTCTCCTCAAGTTTAGGACAAACAAGAACCTGAAGCAGAAGTTACGGAATAAGGGTTCAAACCTGCCCTCAATCAGCCAGGCACAACCTCCCTGCCATTAG